A portion of the Bdellovibrio bacteriovorus genome contains these proteins:
- a CDS encoding type B 50S ribosomal protein L31, with protein sequence MKQNIHPKVNTVVFKDISCDFSFLGTSTLHSNEKVKWEDGQEYPLIKVEISSESHPFYTGKQRVMDTEGRIDRFKKRYGKK encoded by the coding sequence ATGAAACAAAACATTCATCCAAAAGTTAACACAGTGGTATTCAAAGATATCTCTTGTGATTTCTCTTTCTTGGGCACTTCAACTCTTCACTCTAACGAAAAAGTTAAATGGGAAGATGGCCAAGAATATCCATTGATCAAAGTTGAGATCTCTTCTGAATCTCACCCTTTCTACACTGGTAAACAACGTGTAATGGATACTGAAGGTCGTATCGACCGTTTCAAAAAACGTTACGGCAAAAAGTAA
- a CDS encoding LPXTG cell wall anchor domain-containing protein, with protein sequence MMKKLVIVLAFLGLVLQTSCTSKDSQPESEVAADYDSADLEKLEGDEALEIAGADNMASDQLPEDALGETTTTTETTTTTTETNPGDSLATTEQVDVATNTETLPADPFAESSPSIDAPSDTSTTIVDAPTSSSPDQTAMVESSTSTETHTTITETEAPKKPLPSLQKVAMTPWKVGGTLYNTVYFARPGDTLKSISQTIYGSSNKVSELKKGNTMFESRGVKPGDKVYYNSPHRPDDAAKVITYFEDNGIAPETYVAKEGDNIRNIAPQLLGYPQAWKELWASNSVDSKQEIPAGTELRYWKGSPVAAAPPAPMPEMAQSQPPQEALPPPPDMPPQDMAQAPPPDMGQPMGDLPPPPDQASMDMPPPPPPMDMAQQEVPPPPPPPPADLNPPHQASTEEAAQGMDNDTTMALGIVGLAAAGLALLIVVRKKRKQKELEQQGLDNTHVGT encoded by the coding sequence ATGATGAAAAAACTAGTTATCGTGCTGGCGTTCTTAGGTCTTGTTTTACAAACAAGCTGTACGTCTAAAGACAGCCAACCGGAATCTGAAGTTGCTGCAGATTACGATTCAGCTGACCTCGAAAAGCTTGAGGGCGATGAAGCTCTGGAAATCGCGGGCGCTGACAACATGGCGAGCGACCAACTTCCTGAAGATGCTCTTGGCGAAACTACCACGACCACCGAGACAACCACCACTACTACTGAAACAAATCCCGGAGACAGCCTAGCAACAACCGAGCAAGTGGATGTTGCAACAAATACGGAAACGCTTCCGGCAGATCCGTTTGCAGAATCTTCACCATCAATTGACGCGCCATCTGATACTTCCACAACGATCGTCGATGCACCTACTTCATCATCTCCCGATCAAACGGCCATGGTTGAAAGTTCTACCAGCACAGAGACTCACACGACCATCACCGAAACAGAGGCTCCGAAAAAACCACTTCCGTCTTTGCAAAAAGTGGCAATGACTCCCTGGAAAGTGGGCGGAACTCTTTACAACACGGTTTATTTCGCGCGTCCTGGAGACACCCTTAAATCCATCAGCCAAACGATCTATGGATCTAGTAATAAAGTGTCGGAACTTAAAAAAGGGAACACGATGTTTGAAAGCCGCGGTGTAAAACCGGGCGATAAAGTGTATTACAACTCGCCTCACCGTCCAGATGACGCGGCTAAAGTGATCACTTATTTTGAAGATAACGGGATCGCTCCAGAAACATACGTTGCTAAAGAAGGCGACAATATTCGAAATATCGCTCCGCAACTTTTGGGTTACCCGCAAGCATGGAAAGAACTTTGGGCAAGTAACTCAGTGGATTCAAAACAAGAAATCCCTGCAGGTACTGAGCTTCGTTATTGGAAAGGCAGCCCAGTAGCCGCGGCTCCGCCGGCGCCAATGCCAGAAATGGCTCAGTCGCAACCTCCGCAAGAGGCATTGCCACCGCCGCCGGATATGCCACCACAAGATATGGCGCAAGCTCCGCCACCAGACATGGGTCAGCCGATGGGAGACCTTCCTCCTCCGCCGGACCAAGCCAGCATGGATATGCCACCTCCACCGCCGCCGATGGATATGGCTCAGCAAGAAGTTCCACCACCGCCACCACCTCCGCCAGCGGACCTGAATCCGCCGCACCAAGCTTCAACTGAAGAAGCGGCTCAGGGAATGGATAACGACACAACGATGGCTTTAGGAATCGTGGGTCTTGCGGCGGCTGGCTTAGCACTTCTGATCGTGGTCAGAAAAAAGCGTAAGCAAAAAGAGCTTGAGCAACAAGGTCTAGATAACACTCATGTCGGTACGTAA
- the gatB gene encoding Asp-tRNA(Asn)/Glu-tRNA(Gln) amidotransferase subunit GatB, with protein MSFRGFEAVIGIEIHVQLSTQSKIFSGDSTQFNAGDNENTSPVSVGMPGSLPVLNRKAVEYSIKTGLALGCRIREKSVFARKNYFYPDLAKGYQISQYDQPICEDGEITFKVNGESKTVSITRAHMEEDAGKSNHHGDYTLINYNRAGIPLLEIVSGPDMHSAQEAAEYARTIRQIVRYLDVCDGNLEEGSLRCDCNVSVRKVGEKKLGTKVELKNINSFRFVEKAIEYEIERQIDAVERNEAIIQETRLWDPDKNRTFSMRTKENAQDYRYFPDPDLLPVTVSKEMIEKYRQSLPELPIARAKRFQEEQGLPELDASVLTTEKPLADFYEAAAKVSKNFKSTSNWIMTEVLRELNTANKLIQDSPIKPEQLGQMIALIDKGEISGKMAKTVFQEMWASGKDPATIVKEKGLVQISDAGAIEKLVEEVLAQNAQAVDDHRTGKKKNLFGFFVGAVMKASKGQANPDMVNKILQEKLK; from the coding sequence ATGTCTTTTAGAGGGTTTGAAGCCGTCATCGGGATTGAAATTCACGTGCAACTAAGCACCCAGTCTAAAATATTTTCTGGTGATTCCACGCAATTCAATGCGGGGGATAACGAAAATACGTCCCCGGTCAGCGTGGGGATGCCCGGCAGTCTGCCCGTGCTCAACCGCAAGGCGGTTGAGTATTCTATTAAAACCGGCTTAGCCTTGGGCTGTAGGATTCGGGAAAAATCGGTCTTTGCGCGAAAAAATTATTTTTATCCCGATCTTGCTAAGGGTTATCAGATTTCGCAATATGACCAGCCAATCTGTGAAGACGGTGAAATAACTTTTAAAGTTAATGGAGAATCAAAAACAGTTTCCATCACACGTGCGCATATGGAAGAAGACGCTGGTAAATCAAACCATCACGGCGATTATACGTTAATTAATTATAATCGTGCGGGCATCCCGTTATTAGAAATCGTTTCGGGTCCTGATATGCATTCTGCCCAAGAAGCCGCCGAATATGCGCGCACCATTCGTCAAATTGTGCGCTATCTTGATGTTTGCGACGGCAATCTGGAAGAAGGTTCTTTAAGATGCGACTGCAATGTCTCCGTCCGCAAAGTCGGTGAAAAGAAACTGGGAACAAAAGTAGAATTAAAAAATATAAACTCATTTCGTTTTGTCGAAAAGGCCATTGAGTATGAAATCGAGCGTCAGATTGATGCCGTCGAAAGAAATGAAGCCATCATTCAAGAAACGCGTTTGTGGGACCCAGATAAGAACCGCACTTTTTCGATGCGCACCAAGGAAAACGCACAAGACTATCGCTATTTCCCTGACCCGGACTTGTTGCCGGTGACCGTTTCAAAAGAGATGATTGAAAAGTACCGCCAAAGCTTACCAGAACTACCTATTGCACGTGCAAAGAGATTTCAGGAAGAACAGGGTTTGCCGGAGCTCGACGCCTCGGTATTAACGACCGAAAAACCATTGGCCGATTTTTACGAAGCGGCAGCCAAGGTTTCTAAGAACTTCAAATCGACATCCAACTGGATCATGACGGAAGTTTTGCGCGAGCTCAATACTGCTAACAAGCTGATTCAAGATTCACCCATTAAGCCGGAACAGTTAGGTCAAATGATCGCCCTGATCGATAAGGGCGAGATCTCGGGTAAGATGGCAAAAACAGTTTTCCAGGAAATGTGGGCCAGCGGGAAAGATCCTGCGACCATAGTTAAAGAAAAGGGCTTAGTGCAAATTTCCGATGCCGGCGCGATTGAAAAATTGGTGGAAGAGGTTTTAGCGCAAAATGCGCAAGCCGTGGATGATCACCGCACCGGCAAGAAAAAAAATCTATTTGGATTTTTCGTCGGAGCTGTTATGAAAGCCTCCAAGGGCCAGGCAAATCCCGATATGGTAAATAAGATTCTGCAGGAGAAACTGAAGTAA
- a CDS encoding Ppx/GppA phosphatase family protein, with the protein MKVAALDLGTNTFLCLIAEGNEKEGITKVYKDLMQVVRLGQDIDKTKRLHPEALKRARTCLEEFKKEIDAQKVDKILAMATSAARDAENGEELFNIGKDLGIPIEIIPGEDEARITYQGATTGRAAEGKTLLVVDVGGGSTEFILGKGNQILFGESLNIGGVRLTERHVTHQPISEKDQAAVNEHIQKELATILPELKKHDIDEVITVAGTPTSLVAIEVGGFDEKKVDGYQLPRERLKYWVDEFANTSVEVKKTKYQLGGRADIIFAGASILLKALESLNKNTMVVSTKGVRYGVALEMLRK; encoded by the coding sequence ATGAAGGTCGCTGCGTTAGATTTAGGAACAAATACTTTCTTGTGCCTTATTGCTGAGGGAAATGAGAAAGAGGGCATTACCAAAGTTTATAAGGACTTAATGCAAGTCGTGCGTTTAGGCCAAGACATTGATAAGACCAAGCGCCTTCATCCCGAAGCATTAAAAAGAGCTCGCACCTGCTTAGAAGAATTTAAAAAAGAAATCGACGCGCAAAAGGTAGATAAAATTTTAGCGATGGCAACCTCGGCCGCACGAGATGCTGAAAACGGTGAAGAGCTTTTTAATATCGGTAAAGACTTAGGTATCCCCATTGAAATTATTCCCGGCGAGGATGAAGCGCGCATCACTTATCAGGGTGCCACCACGGGACGAGCGGCCGAAGGAAAAACCTTGTTGGTGGTTGATGTCGGCGGCGGTTCGACGGAATTTATTTTAGGAAAAGGAAATCAGATTCTTTTCGGTGAAAGCCTCAATATTGGTGGGGTTCGTTTGACGGAAAGACATGTGACCCACCAACCGATCTCTGAAAAAGATCAGGCGGCCGTTAACGAACACATTCAAAAAGAACTGGCGACCATTTTGCCGGAATTAAAAAAACACGACATCGATGAAGTCATTACCGTGGCCGGAACACCGACCTCGCTTGTGGCGATTGAGGTCGGTGGTTTTGATGAAAAAAAAGTGGACGGATATCAGCTGCCAAGAGAGCGATTAAAGTACTGGGTGGATGAATTTGCAAACACATCTGTGGAAGTAAAAAAAACGAAATACCAATTAGGTGGTCGCGCGGATATTATTTTTGCCGGCGCCTCAATTCTTTTAAAGGCTCTTGAAAGCTTAAATAAAAATACTATGGTAGTATCAACTAAAGGAGTTCGTTATGGCGTCGCGCTTGAGATGCTTCGTAAATAA
- a CDS encoding asparaginase has translation MKIVVERGSHVESMHQVSYVVMDPQGKILDSSGDVEEKFFPRSAIKMIQVLPLVRFKRERGLPSSPHELACACASHAGEKVHIEIVSSWLERLSLKESHLICGAHLPFNETAAKFFIQNNEAPTRLHNNCSGKHTGMLEWARLLNASVENYADINHPVQQSIRTEMQTMAEIKMQNEDWAIDGCGIPAWRMPLKNIATMLWHFSSEAAIKGSAEEEVFQACVQNPVLTAGSDEFCTQAMKQLSGEVFLKVGAEGFMTAILPHRKKVIVLKVHDGAERASEVAISHLLARHVPEMKTALSAWTEPPLFNWAGTAVGRIKAI, from the coding sequence ATGAAAATTGTTGTGGAACGTGGGTCCCATGTTGAATCAATGCACCAAGTTTCGTACGTGGTCATGGATCCTCAAGGAAAAATCTTAGACTCTTCAGGCGATGTTGAAGAAAAGTTTTTCCCGCGTTCCGCAATTAAGATGATTCAGGTTTTACCCTTAGTTCGGTTTAAAAGGGAACGGGGTCTTCCGTCATCACCTCATGAATTAGCGTGTGCTTGCGCTTCCCACGCAGGTGAGAAGGTTCACATCGAGATCGTTTCTAGCTGGTTAGAACGGCTCTCACTTAAAGAGTCGCATTTGATTTGTGGGGCGCATCTTCCGTTTAATGAAACGGCCGCGAAATTCTTTATCCAAAATAATGAAGCCCCCACTCGTTTGCATAACAACTGCTCTGGTAAACATACCGGCATGCTTGAATGGGCGCGGCTTTTAAATGCGTCCGTGGAAAATTACGCGGATATCAATCATCCCGTACAACAATCCATTCGTACGGAAATGCAGACGATGGCAGAAATTAAAATGCAAAACGAAGACTGGGCGATTGATGGTTGCGGAATTCCCGCCTGGCGAATGCCGTTAAAAAATATTGCGACAATGCTATGGCATTTTTCTTCCGAAGCGGCGATCAAGGGATCCGCTGAGGAAGAAGTGTTTCAAGCGTGCGTGCAAAATCCAGTTTTAACCGCCGGAAGTGATGAGTTCTGCACACAGGCCATGAAGCAGCTTTCAGGAGAAGTTTTTTTAAAAGTCGGCGCTGAAGGTTTTATGACCGCGATATTACCCCACCGAAAAAAAGTGATCGTCCTTAAAGTTCACGACGGAGCAGAACGAGCGTCCGAAGTGGCAATCAGCCATTTGCTGGCACGCCATGTTCCCGAAATGAAAACGGCCCTTTCCGCGTGGACAGAGCCTCCCCTTTTTAACTGGGCGGGAACGGCTGTGGGTAGGATCAAGGCGATCTAA
- a CDS encoding DUF192 domain-containing protein, producing the protein MASRLRCFVNKSLALLLVAFVFLTGSYSFAASEFQKKKITLGTKTLVVEIAETPAQHERGLMFRNKLGENDGMLFIFDGEQTRFFWMKNTFIDLSIGYFDGSGSLIDIQEMKSGKGIPDAALASYPSSKPAKYALEMNKGWFSKNKIKLGTKLKIK; encoded by the coding sequence ATGGCGTCGCGCTTGAGATGCTTCGTAAATAAAAGCCTCGCCCTTCTATTAGTTGCATTTGTTTTTCTGACAGGCAGCTATTCTTTCGCGGCGAGTGAATTTCAAAAGAAAAAAATCACCCTCGGAACCAAGACCTTGGTCGTGGAAATTGCCGAAACTCCTGCCCAGCATGAACGTGGACTTATGTTTAGGAACAAGCTTGGCGAAAATGACGGCATGTTATTTATCTTTGACGGAGAACAAACACGCTTTTTCTGGATGAAGAACACATTCATTGATCTTTCTATTGGATATTTTGATGGTTCGGGATCTTTGATCGATATCCAGGAAATGAAGTCGGGCAAAGGGATTCCGGACGCCGCCCTTGCCTCATACCCCAGTAGTAAGCCCGCCAAGTATGCTTTAGAAATGAATAAGGGTTGGTTTTCGAAAAATAAGATAAAATTGGGTACTAAATTGAAAATTAAGTAG
- the htpG gene encoding molecular chaperone HtpG — MAKTVQNFNAEIKQLLDIVIHSLYSQKEIFLRELLSNASDAIDKLKFQSLTNSSILPAGWEPQIRLVPNKESKTLSIIDNGIGMTTAEVNEFIGTIARSGAKAFMKMNEENKTKPELIGQFGVGFYSAFMVADRVTLHTQKAGENDGTVWESTGDGTYSIDQVPRPEGTGTTLTLHLKEFKNEDEVSDFTDAWVLKSLVKKYSDFIAFPIKMKNDKGEEETLNSQKALWLRSPSEVTAEEHKEFYQHLSHDWNEPLKTIHYKAEGTMEFNALLYIPTKKPWNFNTGDMAYGLSLYIKRVFIMADCKDLLPTYLRFVKGLVDSSDLSLNVSRELLQQDRQVTQIRKNVTTKILSTLKELLLKDRSAYENFWNEFGATLKEGLPADPGNKEKLQDLCLFHSTHSDKMTTLEEYVGRMKNEQKEIFYITGDNLAQIRNSPYLERLNEKGFEVLLLVDTVDEWMIEALREYKEKKLQSITKEGLDLDTAEEKARHEEEKKQSEVTLKPVLEVMKKTLESQVKDVVISDRLTTTPVCLVSASNDPSAHLQKLMSRLGQEQSMMNAKRIMEINPKHPVFQKMLEAGADQQAKWAEILYNQALLTEGSALPDPVKFSHQIADLMIQAASGVKH, encoded by the coding sequence ATGGCTAAAACGGTTCAGAATTTTAACGCGGAAATTAAGCAACTTTTAGATATTGTTATTCACTCGCTGTATTCGCAAAAAGAGATTTTTTTGCGTGAACTTTTGTCCAATGCCTCGGACGCAATTGATAAATTAAAATTTCAATCCCTGACCAATTCTTCGATCTTACCTGCTGGCTGGGAACCCCAGATCCGCCTGGTTCCCAACAAAGAATCAAAAACCCTGAGCATTATTGATAATGGGATCGGCATGACCACGGCCGAGGTCAACGAATTCATCGGAACGATCGCGCGTTCTGGTGCTAAAGCCTTTATGAAAATGAATGAAGAAAATAAAACTAAGCCAGAGCTTATTGGGCAGTTCGGTGTCGGTTTCTATTCAGCTTTTATGGTGGCGGACCGCGTGACTTTGCATACCCAAAAAGCCGGTGAGAATGACGGCACTGTGTGGGAATCAACAGGAGATGGAACTTATTCAATTGATCAAGTACCACGCCCTGAAGGCACGGGCACGACCCTCACACTTCATCTTAAAGAATTTAAGAACGAGGATGAGGTTTCCGATTTCACCGATGCGTGGGTTTTAAAATCTCTGGTAAAAAAATATTCTGACTTCATCGCCTTTCCGATCAAGATGAAAAACGACAAAGGCGAAGAAGAAACTTTGAACTCACAAAAAGCTCTGTGGCTGCGTTCGCCCTCGGAAGTGACGGCCGAGGAACACAAAGAGTTCTATCAACATCTTAGCCATGACTGGAATGAGCCGCTTAAAACGATTCATTATAAAGCCGAAGGCACGATGGAATTTAATGCGTTATTATATATCCCAACCAAAAAGCCTTGGAATTTTAATACGGGCGACATGGCTTACGGATTAAGCCTTTACATTAAGCGTGTCTTTATCATGGCTGACTGCAAGGATCTTTTGCCGACGTATCTTAGATTTGTAAAAGGCCTGGTAGATAGCAGTGATCTTTCGCTGAATGTTTCCCGTGAGCTTTTGCAACAAGATCGTCAGGTTACACAAATTCGTAAAAACGTGACCACAAAAATTTTGAGCACTTTGAAAGAGCTTCTTTTAAAGGACAGATCTGCTTATGAAAACTTTTGGAATGAGTTTGGCGCAACTTTAAAAGAAGGCTTGCCCGCAGATCCAGGCAACAAAGAAAAACTTCAAGACCTTTGTTTATTTCATTCGACTCATTCAGATAAGATGACAACGCTTGAAGAATACGTCGGTCGCATGAAGAACGAACAAAAAGAAATTTTCTATATCACGGGCGACAACTTGGCGCAGATTCGCAACAGTCCTTATTTGGAGCGATTAAATGAAAAAGGTTTTGAAGTTCTTTTACTGGTAGACACGGTCGACGAGTGGATGATCGAAGCCTTAAGAGAATATAAAGAAAAGAAACTTCAATCTATCACCAAAGAAGGCTTAGATCTGGACACGGCCGAAGAAAAGGCTCGTCATGAAGAAGAAAAAAAGCAGTCGGAGGTCACGTTAAAGCCTGTTTTAGAAGTGATGAAAAAAACTTTGGAAAGTCAGGTTAAAGATGTCGTTATTTCGGATCGATTAACAACGACACCGGTGTGCCTTGTTTCTGCTTCGAATGATCCATCAGCGCACTTGCAAAAGCTGATGTCCCGTTTGGGACAAGAGCAGTCCATGATGAATGCGAAACGCATTATGGAAATTAATCCTAAGCATCCGGTATTCCAAAAAATGCTTGAAGCTGGCGCCGATCAGCAAGCAAAGTGGGCTGAAATTTTATACAACCAAGCCTTACTTACTGAAGGATCGGCCCTGCCAGATCCAGTGAAATTTTCCCACCAAATCGCCGATCTTATGATCCAGGCCGCATCAGGTGTAAAACACTGA
- the rho gene encoding transcription termination factor Rho has product MSEPKDSQGVEVVKKRGRTKAAAEETPAPAAVAPTPPPAPEPVAAAAPQAPEAATPPPAANPPASNNEDRPQRQDRPQHQHQQRRDFRPNNRDNRNDRNDRGGHRHGGDRDRGGDRGNNQRRDFRNDRNDRHRDEGQPGGDDVHATPPAQTQDVDLADIQLTDEEKSWLSSKDLKSKNITQLTELATKLKIENAAGLRRQDMIFEILKRAAKLGQDIYGSGVLEILPDGYGFLRSPDYNYLPGPDDIYVSPSQIRRFGLRTGDTVTGTVRPPKEGERYFALLKVDSLNFETTEKGKDKILFDNLTPLYPNERLKLEHSPGEYTTRVVDLMAPLGKGQRALIVAPPRTGKTVLMQQIANAITHNHPEVKLIVLLIDERPEEVTDMQRTVKGEVVSSTFDEPPTRHVQVAEMVIEKAKRLVEHKHDVVILLDSITRLARAYNTVVPPSGKILSGGVDSNALHKPKRFFGAARNIEEGGSLTIIATALIDTGSRMDEVIFEEFKGTGNAEIHLDRKLMEKRIFPCMDINKSGTRKEDLLVEKGDLNRLWILRKVLAPMNPIDAMEFLLDKVENTKTNTDFLKAMSGPG; this is encoded by the coding sequence TTGTCTGAACCCAAAGATTCACAAGGTGTTGAAGTAGTTAAAAAACGTGGTCGCACAAAAGCAGCTGCCGAAGAAACTCCTGCCCCAGCCGCTGTAGCGCCAACTCCTCCCCCGGCGCCAGAACCCGTTGCTGCCGCAGCGCCACAAGCACCCGAAGCCGCAACTCCTCCTCCTGCAGCAAACCCCCCGGCTTCAAACAATGAAGATCGCCCACAAAGACAAGATCGTCCGCAGCATCAGCACCAACAACGTCGCGACTTCCGCCCCAATAACCGCGATAATAGAAATGATCGCAATGATCGCGGTGGACACCGTCATGGTGGTGACCGTGACCGCGGTGGGGATCGCGGTAATAACCAACGTCGTGACTTCCGTAATGATCGCAACGACCGTCATCGCGATGAAGGTCAACCAGGTGGTGATGATGTTCACGCAACACCTCCAGCACAAACTCAAGATGTGGACTTGGCAGATATCCAGTTAACCGATGAAGAAAAAAGCTGGTTGTCTTCAAAGGACTTAAAGTCAAAAAACATCACGCAGCTCACAGAGCTGGCAACTAAACTTAAAATTGAAAATGCCGCTGGTCTTCGCCGTCAAGACATGATCTTTGAGATCTTGAAACGTGCAGCAAAACTTGGACAGGATATTTACGGTTCAGGTGTTCTTGAAATCCTGCCCGATGGTTACGGTTTCTTGCGCTCGCCGGATTACAACTATCTTCCAGGTCCGGATGATATCTATGTTTCTCCGTCACAAATTCGTCGCTTCGGTTTAAGAACCGGTGACACGGTAACGGGAACAGTTCGTCCACCTAAAGAAGGCGAACGATACTTTGCTTTATTAAAAGTTGATTCATTGAACTTTGAAACAACTGAAAAAGGTAAAGATAAAATCCTTTTTGACAACTTAACGCCGCTTTATCCAAATGAGCGCCTTAAGCTTGAACACAGCCCTGGCGAATACACAACACGTGTTGTGGATTTGATGGCTCCACTTGGAAAGGGTCAACGTGCCCTTATTGTGGCACCGCCAAGAACTGGTAAAACAGTTTTGATGCAACAAATTGCCAATGCAATTACTCACAATCATCCCGAAGTTAAATTGATCGTACTATTGATCGATGAACGTCCGGAAGAGGTGACGGACATGCAACGCACCGTTAAGGGTGAAGTTGTGTCGTCAACATTTGATGAGCCACCCACTCGCCACGTTCAGGTTGCAGAAATGGTCATCGAAAAAGCAAAACGTTTGGTTGAACACAAGCATGACGTTGTTATCTTGTTAGACTCTATCACTCGTTTAGCGCGTGCTTACAATACGGTTGTTCCGCCTTCTGGTAAGATCTTATCGGGTGGTGTGGATTCCAATGCCCTTCACAAACCAAAGCGTTTCTTCGGCGCGGCTCGTAATATCGAAGAAGGTGGATCATTAACAATCATCGCGACCGCGTTGATCGATACCGGTTCTCGTATGGATGAGGTTATCTTCGAGGAATTTAAAGGTACTGGTAATGCCGAGATCCACTTGGATCGTAAGCTTATGGAGAAACGTATCTTCCCTTGTATGGACATCAACAAATCAGGAACTCGTAAAGAGGACTTGCTGGTTGAAAAAGGCGATCTGAACCGTCTGTGGATCTTGCGTAAGGTTCTTGCGCCAATGAATCCGATCGACGCGATGGAGTTCTTGTTGGATAAAGTGGAAAACACGAAAACCAATACGGACTTCTTGAAAGCCATGTCGGGTCCAGGTTAA
- a CDS encoding PilZ domain-containing protein, protein MEDTVSVPAPRTPLNLEVSFKRNYAREEAKGTLKNISLSGAFLEFEGADVRANEKLNLVFIVAGRERKVAAHVIWKNSAGCGVKFMPTNNRDVQIIDDLIYFVENSRTENRSLMDTIFKKVG, encoded by the coding sequence GTGGAGGATACTGTTTCAGTACCAGCCCCTAGAACACCTCTGAATCTCGAAGTTTCTTTCAAACGCAACTATGCGCGTGAAGAAGCCAAAGGTACGCTTAAAAATATCAGCCTTTCCGGAGCTTTTTTGGAGTTCGAAGGTGCCGATGTTCGGGCCAATGAAAAACTCAATTTAGTGTTTATCGTTGCTGGCCGCGAGCGTAAAGTTGCTGCGCACGTCATTTGGAAAAATTCAGCAGGTTGTGGCGTGAAGTTCATGCCGACAAACAATCGCGATGTGCAAATCATCGATGATCTCATCTATTTCGTAGAAAACAGCCGTACTGAAAATCGTTCTTTGATGGATACGATCTTTAAAAAAGTAGGCTAA
- the prfA gene encoding peptide chain release factor 1 has protein sequence MFSKLDEVESRYEEVNMALQRPDIASNQTQYRALMKELGNLEKIVLVYRDYKKKTENLKASKELLTAEQDAEMREMIREEVKELEAALPDLEQQLKIALIPKDPNDDKNIILEIRAGAGGDEASLFADELFRGYMHYASHQGWKVEMLSFSEGNAGGAKEIIASISGDSVFSKLKFESGVHRVQRVPKTEAAGRIHTSTVTVAVIPEVEINEIKIPMSDVRIETMRSQGSGGQSVNRTESAVRVVHIPTGIDVKCQEGKSQSANRERAFQILYAKLQQIEDDRARKEASDVRLDQIGTGDRSERIRTYNFPQTRITDHRIGLTIHQLDQVMSGEFEYLIDPLVANFQAEALKRQTNN, from the coding sequence ATGTTTTCGAAGTTAGATGAGGTGGAATCTCGTTATGAAGAAGTCAACATGGCTCTTCAAAGACCGGATATTGCTTCCAATCAAACTCAGTACCGCGCTTTGATGAAGGAACTAGGCAATCTGGAAAAGATTGTTTTGGTTTATCGTGACTACAAAAAGAAAACTGAAAATCTAAAAGCCAGCAAAGAGCTTTTAACCGCAGAACAAGACGCTGAAATGCGTGAAATGATCCGCGAAGAAGTTAAAGAGCTTGAAGCGGCTTTGCCAGATCTTGAACAACAGCTAAAAATCGCTTTGATCCCTAAAGATCCTAACGATGATAAGAATATCATCCTAGAAATCCGTGCGGGCGCTGGTGGGGATGAGGCCTCGTTGTTTGCCGATGAACTTTTCCGCGGATATATGCACTATGCTTCACATCAGGGCTGGAAAGTCGAAATGCTTTCTTTTTCTGAAGGCAATGCCGGTGGCGCCAAAGAGATCATCGCAAGTATTTCTGGCGACTCAGTTTTCAGCAAACTGAAATTTGAATCTGGCGTACACCGTGTTCAGCGCGTTCCCAAAACGGAAGCCGCGGGACGTATTCACACGTCAACAGTTACGGTGGCCGTGATTCCTGAAGTGGAAATCAATGAAATCAAGATCCCGATGTCCGATGTGCGCATTGAAACCATGAGATCGCAAGGTTCGGGTGGTCAATCGGTCAATAGAACAGAATCGGCAGTTCGTGTGGTCCATATCCCCACAGGTATTGACGTAAAATGCCAAGAAGGTAAATCCCAATCGGCCAATCGTGAGCGGGCCTTCCAAATCCTTTACGCTAAATTACAGCAAATCGAAGACGACAGAGCTCGTAAAGAGGCTTCGGATGTGCGTTTAGATCAAATCGGTACTGGCGACCGTTCAGAGCGTATCCGTACTTACAACTTCCCTCAAACCCGCATCACTGATCACCGTATTGGTCTTACGATCCATCAATTGGATCAGGTGATGAGTGGCGAGTTCGAATACCTTATTGATCCATTGGTTGCTAACTTCCAAGCGGAAGCTTTAAAGCGCCAAACAAACAACTAA